From a single Nicotiana tomentosiformis chromosome 2, ASM39032v3, whole genome shotgun sequence genomic region:
- the LOC104114442 gene encoding carotene epsilon-monooxygenase, chloroplastic, translated as MPFSLTLSSFSLLTHPTTHHHRTTHLGPLPYRSLSVKSSIDNKKPPSTKPSSWVSPDWLTKLTSSLTLGQNDDSNIPIASAQLEDVSELLGGALFLPLFKWMNQYGPIYRLAAGPRNFVIVSDPAIAKHVLKNYGKYGKGLVAEVSEFLFGSGFAIAEGPLWTARRRAVVPSLHKKYLSVIVDRVFCRCAERMVEKLTPDAISGSAVNMEAKFSQLTLDVIGLALFNYNFDSLTTDSPVIEAVYTALKEAELRSTDLLPYWQIKAICKVIPRQIKAENAVSLIRQTVEELIAKCREIVESEGERINEDEYVNDRDPSILRFLLASREEVSSVQLRDDLLSMLVAGHETTGSVLTWTSYLLSKNPSSLKKAHEEVDRVLGGRNPTYEDMRNLKFLTRCITESLRLYPHPPVLIRRALVADVLPGNYKVNAGQDIMISVYNVHHSSEVWERAEEFDPERFDSEGPVPNETNTDFRFIPFSGGPRKCVGDQFALLEATVALAIFLQNFSFELIPDQNISMTTGATIHTTNGLYMKVKQRQKESVLAA; from the exons ATGCCATTTTCACTCACTCTctcctctttctctcttctcactcaccccaccacccaccaccaccgAACCACCCATCTGGGCCCACTTCCTTATCGTTCACTTTCCGTCAAATCCTCCATAGACAACAAGAAACCACCTTCTACAAAGCCCAGTTCATGGGTCAGTCCAGATTGGTTAACAAAACTAACCAGCTCACTTACTTTGGGCCAAAATGATGATTCTAATATACCCATTGCAAGTGCTCAGCTTGAGGATGTTTCTGAACTATTAGGTGGTGCTCTTTTTCTTCCATTGTTTAAATGGATGAATCAGTATGGACCCATTTATCGTCTTGCTGCTGGGCCTAGGAATTTTGTGATTGTCAGTGATCCTGCTATTGCTAAGCATGTTTTGAAGAATTATGGAAAGTATGGTAAAGGACTGGTTGCTGAGGTTTCTGAGTTTTTGTTTGGTTCTGGGTTTGCCATTGCTGAAGGTCCTCTTTGGACG GCAAGGCGAAGGGCTGTGGTTCCATCTCTTCACAAGAAGTACTTGTCAGTAATAGTTGATCGGGTCTTTTGCAGATGTGCTGAGAGAATGGTGGAGAAACTTACACCTGATGCAATTTCTGGCTCTGCAGTAAATATGGAGGCAAAGTTTTCTCAACTAACACTTGATGTTATTGGTCTTGCACTCTTCAATTACAATTTTGATTCCCTTACGACTGACAGTCCAGTTATTGAAGCAGTTTACACTGCGTTAAAAGAAGCAGAACTCCGTTCAACTGATCTGTTGCCGTATTGGCAG ATCAAAGCCATATGTAAGGTCATCCCACGACAGATAAAGGCCGAAAATGCAGTTTCTTTAATCAGGCAAACTGTTGAAGAGCTCATTGCAAAGTGCAGAGAGATTGTAGAATCTGAGGGTGAGAGGATTAATGAGGATGAGTACGTGAATGATAGAGATCCAAGCATCCTTCGATTTTTGCTTGCTAGCCGAGAGGAG GTTTCAAGTGTACAACTTCGAGACGATCTTCTATCAATGCTAGTTGCTGGGCATGAAACCACAGGTTCAGTTTTGACTTGGACGTCATACCTGCTGAGTAAG AACCCTTCCTCTTTGAAAAAAGCACATGAAGAAGTTGACAGAGTTTTGGGAGGACGCAATCCGACTTATGAAGACATGAGGAATCTCAAGTTCTTGACACGGTGCATAACTGAGTCACTCCGACTTTATCCACATCCACCT GTTCTAATAAGAAGAGCTCTAGTAGCTGATGTGCTCCCTGGAAATTACAAGGTCAATGCTGGTCAAGATATAATGATTTCGGTATATAACGTTCATCATTCTTCAGAG GTATGGGAAAGAGCAGAAGAATTTGATCCTGAAAGATTCGACTCAGAAGGTCCAGTTCCAAACGAAACGAATACTGACTTTAG ATTCATTCCGTTTAGTGGAGGGCCTCGAAAATGTGTTGGCGATCAATTTGCATTGTTGGAAGCTACAGTTGCTCTTGCAATATTTTTGCAGAACTTCTCGTTTGAGTTGATTCCAGATCAAAACATTAGCATGACTACTGGAGCAACCATTCATACGACAAAC GGTTTATACATGAAAGTGAAGCAAAGGCAAAAAGAATCTGTGTTGGCTGCATGA